A window from Cryptomeria japonica chromosome 1, Sugi_1.0, whole genome shotgun sequence encodes these proteins:
- the LOC131028268 gene encoding polygalacturonase At1g48100 translates to MGLSLRLSVVIILVFGLKIQWCCGSRAILTSLVAFPSSYEDSNIVDVRSMDAKGDGITDDTKAFLATWQAVCAKESSTLLIPADCRFLVGPITFSGPCQSNIVFKVDGSIIAPTNARSWASNLLQWINFSKLNGISIVGSGVIEGQGSAWWKLSEYSDEDGSTMGNNLPSVRPTALRFYGSYDVSVQGITIQNSPECHLKFDSCTSVKVVGVTISSPADSPHTDGIHLQNSRDVEIHHSSMACGDDCISIQTGCFGIRIHNINCGPGHGVSIGGLGKDGTKACVSNVSIYDSNIKDTLNGVRIKTWQGGMGSVKGVSISNIQVSNVRVPIDIDQYYCDQQSCPNRTSAVFITDVTYEKIIGTYMDKPLYLACSNNIPCTDLKLLNIQLQPAVAYHKDPFCWNTYGQQEYTVDCLLSGRPLNDPARTQVGAEAC, encoded by the exons aTGGGCCTAAGTTTGAGGCTTTCAGTTGTAATTATACTTGTTTTTGGCCTGAAGATTCAGTGGTGCTGTGGTTCAAGGGCAATCCTCACATCTCTGGTTGCATTTCCTTCTTCTTACGAAGACTCCAACATCGTTGATGTTAGATCCATGGATGCCAAGGGTGATGGAATCACCGATGATACGAAG GCATTTCTGGCAACGTGGCAAGCAGTCTGTGCCAAGGAATCCTCTACACTACTCATTCCGGCTGATTGCCGCTTTCTTGTTGGCCCCATTACTTTTTCTGGACCTTGCCAATCAAACATCGTCTTTAAG GTTGATGGAAGTATCATTGCACCCACCAATGCCCGATCTTGGGCTTCGAATTTGTTACAATGGATAAATTTCTCTAAACTCAATGGGATTTCTATCGTTGGTAGCGGAGTAATAGAGGGACAGGGATCAGCTTGGTGGAAGCTTTCAGAATACAGTGATGAG GATGGTAGCACAATGGGAAACAACTTACCAAGCGTCAGGCCCACG GCATTGCGATTCTACGGAAGCTATGACGTGAGCGTGCAAGGCATAACCATACAAAACAGTCCCGAATGTCATCTCAAGTTCGACAGTTGCACTTCTGTTAAAGTCGTTGGCGTGACAATCTCGTCCCCTGCAGATAGCCCACACACAGACGGAATTCATCTCCAAAACTCTCGCGATGTTGAAATTCACCATTCCTCAATGGCATGCG GAGATGACTGTATTTCGATACAAACAGGGTGCTTTGGCATCCGCATTCACAATATAAACTGCGGCCCTGGTCATGGTGTCAG TATTGGAGGACTGGGAAAAGATGGAACGAAGGCCTGTGTTTCCAATGTCAGCATTTATGACAGTAACATTAAAGATACTTTAAATGGTGTTCGAATAAAAACATGGCAG GGGGGAATGGGATCAGTAAAAGgcgtgtcaatttccaacatacaAGTTTCTAACGTGAGAGTGCCCATAGATATTGATCAATATTACTGTGATCAGCAGTCGTGTCCCAATCGAACGTCGGCAGTATTTATAACGGACGTGACATATGAGAAAATAATTGGCACATACATGGACAAACCACTTTATTTAGCCTGTAGTAATAATATTCCATGTACTGATTTGAAGCTGCTGAACATTCAACTCCAGCCTGCTGTTGCATATCACAAGGATCCCTTCTGCTGGAATACCTACGGCCAACAAGAATACACTGTTGACTGCCTGCTTTCGGGAAGGCCACTCAACGACCCTGCCCGCACTCAGGTCGGCGCAGAAGCATGCTAA
- the LOC131028279 gene encoding polygalacturonase At1g48100, whose product MGLILRLSVVIILVFGLRIQWSCGSRAALTSLVASPTSYEDSNIVDVTSMGAKGDGITDDTKAFEAAWQAVCAQESSTLLIPADYRFLVGPITFSGPCQSNIVFKIDGCIVAHLNERAWDSNLFQWINFSKLNGISIVGSGVIEGQGEAWWKLSEYTDEDASTMGNKLPSVKPTALRFYGSYDVSVQDITIQNSPQCHLKFDSCTSVKVVGVTISSPADSLNTDGIHLQNSRDVEIHHSSMACGDDCVSIQTGCSGIRVHNINCGPGHGISIGGLGKDGTKACVSNVSIYDSNIKDALNGVRIKTWQGGFGSVKGVSFSNIQVSNVRVPIDIDQYYCDKQSYPNRTSAVFITDVTYEKIIGTYMDKSLYLACSNDVPCTDLKLLGIQLEPAVAYHKDPFCSNSYGQQEYNVDCLLSGRPLNDPARTQSGAEAC is encoded by the exons aTGGGCCTAATTTTGAGGCTTTCAGTTGTAATTATACTTGTGTTTGGCCTGAGGATTCAGTGGTCCTGTGGCTCAAGAGCAGCCCTCACATCTCTGGTTGCATCCCCTACTTCTTACGAGGACTCCAACATCGTTGATGTTACATCAATGGGTGCCAAGGGTGATGGAATCACCGATGATACAAAG GCATTTGAAGCGGCGTGGCAAGCAGTCTGTGCCCAGGAGTCCTCTACACTACTCATTCCAGCTGATTACCGCTTTCTTGTTGGCCCCATTACTTTTTCTGGACCTTGCCAATCAAACATCGTCTTTAAG ATTGATGGATGTATCGTTGCACACCTCAATGAGCGAGCATGGGATTCGAATTTGTTTCAATGGATAAATTTCTCCAAACTCAATGGGATTTCTATTGTCGGTAGCGGAGTAATAGAGGGACAGGGAGAAGCTTGGTGGAAGCTTTCAGAATACACTGATGAG GATGCAAGCACAATGGGGAACAAATTACCAAGCGTCAAGCCCACG GCATTGCGATTCTACGGAAGCTATGACGTGAGCGTGCAAGACATAACCATACAAAACAGTCCCCAATGTCATCTCAAGTTCGATAGTTGCACTTCTGTTAAAGTCGTTGGCGTAACAATTTCCTCCCCTGCAGATAGCCTAAACACAGACGGAATTCACCTTCAAAACTCTCGCGATGTTGAAATCCACCATTCCTCAATGGCATGCG GAGATGATTGTGTTTCGATTCAAACAGGGTGTTCCGGCATCCGCGTGCACAATATAAACTGCGGCCCTGGTCACGGTATCAG TATTGGAGGACTGGGAAAAGATGGGACGAAGGCCTGTGTTTCCAATGTCAGCATTTATGACAGTAACATTAAAGATGCTTTAAATGGAGTTCGAATCAAAACATGGCAG GGGGGATTTGGATCAGTAAAAGGCGTGTCATTCTCCAACATACAAGTTTCTAACGTGAGAGTACCCATAGATATTGATCAATATTACTGTGATAAGCAGTCGTACCCCAATCGAACATCGGCAGTATTTATAACAGACGTGACATATGAGAAAATAATTGGCACATACATGGACAAGTCACTCTATTTGGCGTGTAGTAATGATGTTCCATGCACTGATTTGAAGTTGCTGGGCATTCAACTCGAACCTGCCGTTGCATATCACAAAGATCCCTTCTGCTCGAATAGCTACGGCCAACAAGAATACAATGTCGACTGCCTGCTGTCCGGAAGGCCCCTCAACGACCCCGCCCGCACTCAGTCAGGTGCAGAGGCATGCTAA